CGGGCCTGGGTGGGCTCGGGGTGTCCGGGCAGTGCTCAGCCTGGTGTTCCGCGCCGAGCAGGGACAagggcagcctgttcctgctTGTTTTGGGCTTTACTTTGTGCAACAGCTGATGCTTGTATGTGTAGGAGCATGAAACAGGCAGCTCAGATCTCTTTTGGGAAAACGAGATTACACGCCGATCCGTGGTCTTGCAGTGACCCGCCAGGTCTGTTCCCTGTCAGAGCCATTTACACACTCCATTTCCTAGCTGTGCCTGGAAGACCTGTTGACTTAAGCAGCGTGCCGTAGGGGATTTAGCAAGTCAAGAAATACCTTGCAAGTAACAAgcaccttttttaaaaaaaacacttcATATTAATTACACGGGTTAGTCTTGCTACAAAAGAAAGTATCACACCGGCCACCGTGTGACGTTGACTAGTCATCACTGTTACTAACTCGCATGATACAGAAGGCGAACACACAATGGCTGAACTGGTGGAAGAGTTCATAGATGAGAAGGAGATGCACAGAAGTAGATGATgcatctttctgttttcttctttggcACTCTGTAGACAGtccttaaattttcttttctgtccccCTATCTAAAGTGCTATTTTATTGAGAAACATTGTTGAAGTAGGTTTATTTAAGTGTTTCTTTAATTGGAATACTTTGGAGATCAGAAACTTAAGAGCAAGTTTTTAAGTGTACCATAATGTCTTCTGTTGTTTCTCTGTCTGGTAAAGTATCACTTCCTCCTTTTCTTGGAGGAACTTGGGGAATGGACTCTTGTTGGCTAGGACAGCTCATTTAAATTTTCTCTGTCATCCTCCTACAAAGCTGACACTCTTCTAAATTTTTTCAAGACTCCCAATAACTATTGCTGAAGTTTCCGTGCCCTGGTTTCTTGCTGCAACCtaattattgtaattttcaTGGCTGTAGTGTTCTGAAGGGGTCACAGGTGATTTTTGAATAAAAGAAATCAGTAACTGCTTGTGCTGCTAcattcattttctcatttttgtgtatttgtgaATGAAGGGGAAGTTAGTTGAAATTCTAGACCAGATTTCAACAGAAATTTAGGGGATTGTGTTTAGTTCTCCACTGTGCACATatgagtatttttaatttgagtTGTACTTCATGTTTTAACAGTGTTTTTGAAGACAGAATGACCAAAATGTAATACATTATACAATTTGGATTTTATAAGACACTTAGATATAAATagacattttttctcttttttttttttttttttttccctttttttcctccatgaaAATTTATGTAATCTGTCTAGTTTCCTCAGCTGGTAAAACTTCAGTGAGTTCTGCATCCAGAACTTGCATTCAGCAAGAATAGCTGACCCATTTGAAGGAGTTCACAAAATGGCAGTGACAGCTGGAGATCAAGAAAGCTTTCTCTctacagaaagagaaagattTATTTAGTTCAAAGACAAGATTGAAGGGGAGCTAATATCTAATAAGTGTTTAAAGTTGTAAACTGTTCTGCATAGAAGGAAAGGAGCAATTTTGTTCCCTGTATTTGCAGCAAATAAGAGAAATTACAAGAAAATTCCATTTAAGTGTTTGGGGAACAGTTAATAATAAAAGATAAGAAGACAATGAAATAGTTTGGGAAGGCTGTAAAATCTTCATCAAAGGTCTCTAAGAGAAGACTAGACCAATGATTTCCAAGAAAGGGAACTGAGACTGACTTGGAAAAGGAAATCTTAGGACTCTTCTACTAGTTTTACTGAGGCTAAATAATAGAAAAAGGTTTAAAGGTCATCAGACAAAAGCCATGGAAGAATATAGGCTTTTAAACACTCTGATATGTCTGCATGCTATTTTGGAGGCAAACATGAGCTCACACGAAGCAACTGACCTGAAAGCAGTACAGCCACAACACACATGACCTCTACTGAGATGAAAAGGCCCACTCAGGGGCTGACATTATttttggagttccaaatgtAAAACTTTTATCTTTATATAGGCACTTTTTGCTGAAATCAAAGATGCCTTTTAATAGTTTTACATGCAAACCAAGACAAATGAAACATaggaaaatatattcaaaacaCTAAGATTAAACTGCATTtaacaaaaaactccaaaacttAAAAATCCCATGTTTGTATGCATTTATTTGAACTTATGtgcaaaacagaataaaattgaATGCTGATGTGATGAATGAGAAACATGATGTGTGTAGAAACCTCTGCAGTGTGCTAACGTGCATCTGTAGAGTTTCTTCTGTCCACTGTAAGAACTGCAAAAGACTCACACATGCAGATTTTTAATACACCTACaggaattttactttttaaatactCCTAGGCCAGAAGAACACTTCAGCCTACTGTACCATGACATTAAAAAAGTATCCACTTGAGCTGGATTTTTTCCATGTATTCAGTATCAGCACTCTTGATTACACAAAATGCAACCCATGCAATGTGGGTTACTACACATACACTATGTACTCATTTCTCTTATGTAagtgtaattttaaataaaaggtaTATGCTGAACTAACTACCTTTCAAAGGGTATAACTaactaaacaaaataaataaataaaagaccTTTCATTTTGCAGTAAAGCTTGGAAGATGTTATATAGATGAGAAAGATGTTTACATCAGCTCAAATGCCAGTGATCCTTAGAGAGCCTTTGTCTGCATGACTTGAACCTTGTCTTTTAAATATAGCAAGTGCATTTATTCATCAGTCTTTTATCTGATTGTTGAGAGGTCTGTCACTAAGTGGTTTTTGCCCTGCTCCAGTCATCAGCTTCAAATGAAGCAGCTGTTCAACAGATAGCAAGACATCCTCTCCTCTAAGATGTATATGGATGTATATGGAAACTTAAATATGTCATTTggataaaaaaaatatagcatAATAAGTGATGCGAGGTATACATCACCACATTTCAAGAAGGTATTTGAGTAGATGAGGATATGGCTGTACCTGAAAAGAATGTCTGAGCTAGCTGTATGCAAAATTTCTTTCAGTCCATCCTGGTTAATCTTAGATTTGAGGCTCTCACGGAACTATTGTAATGTTAAATTCATTCTAGAAGTGTTGTATGCATTTGTGAAGAATAAATTAATTAGAATAGCTTTAAAGTGTTTGAGTGATACAAAGAAATTCATAACTGATAATCATTCTCTCAATACCCTGTGGTGCTTAATGTTATAACAGCAAAGTGATACaaagtacttaaaaaaattatcagaggCCAAATTTActttctaaaaaaagaaatcattcaTAGACAGGTTTATTGTTTTATATATtccacttttaaaatatgtctgATACAGAAAGTAGCAGCACTGACATATGTGGGTTAGTAAAAACTAAGTTTAACTCAAGTGAAAACTGAAGTTCTGGTGAAGTCAAAGCATTTAAATCATTCCATTTTTGTCATGAACAAGACAGGTTACTTGTATAAGTTCGTAGCTTTTATGTATCTCTTGCATGATCTTTTGCCTGACTGTCTTAAGATTCGATAATGGACCCTTaacaaaaattcattttaattgtGATATTGCAAGAAAATGTTTAGTGTTTGCcttaatttcactttttaagCTGAGAGTGGATCTGATTGTTAAAAACTGCATATACTCTTGAGCTTGAGTCTGCTGTATGTACACACATTTCTGCTTGTCTTTGTCAAACTATATTACAGACCTTTACTTTTgtagaaaagtagaaaaaagtGAATGAATTAAGACCTCAGATGTAAATAAAAGATAATAAGTAACCTCTCTGTGTGTTTCATTGTCTTTGTTTAAATGAGGaaacaaggcagaaaaaggaaaggtaGAAATGGGGGAAATGCAAAAGTCTGTGTGTTTCAATAGGGCAAACTGCTTTTCAGACAGCCTGTAGTGAAGACCTCAAAGCTTCTTTAGTTagtgaaaactaaaaaaatttaaatgttaaaatagtTGAAAAATCAGGTGTTTGGACTCTGAAACTTCTGACACTGACTTTTAGTTTCATACTACAGCATTGCCCATCAGTGAGTGCTTTCCACTTTAGCACTCTGAGTAGGCCTAACTCTAGTATAGGGCTTGAGTTGCAATGTAGATGAAAAagactgtctttttttttttttttttccatgtagcTAGCACAAGGGGTAAAAACATAAGTACTTCAAAAGAAGAGTTGGAAGATCTTTGGAGAAAACATGACAAAAGGGGAAGACTTTGGAACAAGCTAGACAAGACCAGAGAGACAATCAGCACATAGCAAgacacaaaaagagaaaaaaagaatatttgtcTTAATAATTAGGTCCTGTTTCACAAGCAGGTTAATACAGATCCATGAAAAATGCTTGCACCAGTAGTGCTCATCCTTccacacaaaataatttaaggGAGAAAGCCTCCAGGGACATGTTGACAAAAGAGTCTGTCATCTGTAGTTTTATGTTGGCATTCATTATTGTTATGTGGCAttatatgtgtgtatgtttgTTTATTGCTTAGGGTAGCAATGACTTATTCCTATGGACATACACCAGAAAAATTGAAGCTCTCTTATCTTTTGTCCAAATATTGgacacattttttgttttgtcgattggtcagttttattttattttattttattttggttttagcTGTTTTGTTACTGTTGCTTTCTAGTTCTTTGTGCaatctggaaataaaaccagctgtttcatgttttatttaaaacatctAGATGGCATGCTATACAAGACCAGAGAATGTTTGTAGGTAAAGAATTAGTCTCCTCTACAGTAGTGAGAATATTTATGGACTTCAGGGTCTCTAGAGAAATGTCGTGTTTCAACAGGTGACCAAATTATGTGTTTTTGTGGTCTTTACAGGtcaacacacagagctgcaaaatCCCAAGCTGACATAATGAACAAGCAAGAGGCCAGTGTTCTACGTTGCTGGAGATGTAGGAAATTTATAGCAAATTCTGGTTTTCTTGCAAAatgtaatgggaaaaaaacatccAAAGTAAGTATAGCTTTTTCTGAGGGAGTTTGTAAGTTCTCCTGGTGCCATTTATTATAAATGAAACAGAACTATTAGACTTAGCCTCACTTTGTAATTAATCTCTTGTGGAAGTAAGTAAATAAAGTAGAGACAGTTTTGTAGACAGAAGTGTAGGAAGTAATTTTAGTGAAGCCAAGTAGACAGTAATCAACTTCATGTTCTGCCACATGCAGGCTGATGTTTATGGGCACTTAAATAGTACCCTGTATAGAGCATTAccatttctaataaaaaatggggtttggttttgatgGCTTTAAAGCAgtcatattttttgttttaacatcTTTTAATGGACAAGTCTTTTGTGTCTAAGGTGTGTTTTAAAGACTGATTCTAATTTCCACTGTGGTAGTTAACTGTGTGTAAAATATCCCTACATCAGAAAATTTtgctcttcattttttaaatatgggCCATAGTCTGTGCACAGAAATAGTTCAGAAGATCAGTCTGCCCTGAGTAGGGTTATGCCCTGCTCAGTAATTTACATtgtctttattaaaataaacagaaggataattacacaaaataaaaccatgaCAGAGTATTTCCTACTGTTTTATAATGGCAGCTACTAATCATAAAGAGCTAAGGTCTTCCCAAATGTGCCAAAAAGGCTCTTGAATCAAAGTTAAAAAGCAAATAGAAGAGAagatggtgatttttttttattaaagtgTTAGTAATGCAACAACATTCTTTTTTGCACTAGAAAGGGGTACAGCCAATAGACATAGAAGCaaagttactttttaaaatcatgatAGCATTATCAATAAACCCTATTTTAATCACTGTGCTTACAGAGCTTGAGTTCTGGAATAATTTTCACACTTTATATTTGATGGTTCTTTTTTGCGTGGTTTGAAGTGATTTTTAGGGGGGAATGTGGAAATTCCAActccttccatggaaaaaatgtagtgaaaagaaagaaatgtctttGTCCAAGCTCCCAATGGTGGAGCTTTCAGTTGTGAGTGGAGATCCACCCATCACTGCACATATGACTGAAGCAGCTTCTTCTCCAATTATGAAGATAGCaaataaaaaagtttaatttaacCCTGTGTCTAAGGAGTTTGGGCGGTAAAGACAGTACTATGATGTGAAGAGTAATGTTTTCAGCATGTTTTCACAGGTGAATTTTAGACCTTCAGACAAAGATATAGCTGAattatgaatgaaaaaaatgtagaacaaagtttttaaaaaatgttaaagttACAAACACAATATAAACACTAATAATTATATCCATATTGAAGTGCAGGTGGTCTTCACAGATAGGACAAAAAACCAGCATAGACATGATAAATGGATCTATCTGTCACCTGTCAATACttggaaaaattttaaaagcttctaTCTTCTACCTATAgtcccatttttaatttttagcagAATTAAATCTTTATTCCAGTGACTTAATAACATAGATGTCCACAGCTTTACGTATTCATAAATTTTAACAACTGATTTTAGGACTTTCTCACCAGAGTTTCCTTATAATTTTTGCCTGTAACTCTACTTTAGTTAGGTAATTGCTTTTATTGTagtattaattaataaaatgctacaggtttttagatttttttctcttcacttgATCACATTATTGCAGTAAAAACTCTAAAGTTGCTAAGATTACTTGGTTACTCTATTAGTTTCTAaaagaaattggaaaattaattcTACTTGTTGCATGTGTGCATTGATGATCTTGGTCTTCATGTAAACTATAACttagatttttctgtctttactGAAAAATTAGGCCAACTGACAGTGATTCTAAAATCAATTTCCAGATATTCTTGGAAGGCCTGCAACTGCAtactttctgttcttttaaacaaaacaacaccaccTCCAGACGCCTACATTTCCTCAGTGGAGTTTGCCCAATGTTCTTAGATTCAGAAATAGAGAATTACTGACAGTATCTACCTGATTTTTAGCTTAAAGAAGCACATCATATTTGAGGTTTATCATTTGTTAATGTTTACGGATTTTGACGAGCTGACTTCTGGCTatattcaaaaggaaaaaagcttacATAGATTCTGAGTATCAACACAATTGTTTTATTAACAGATATCACaaccttcagctgctgctcagaatTCTTGCAATGTATGGCATGTGAGCTTAGAAGCCATTCCAGAGTGGGTGAAATGTGTCATTGAAAAGGTAGATATTGTTTTCTTGCCTCTTTATTATTCAACATGTAAAATAATTAAGGGGGAAAAATTTGAAGGACACTTTTCTGGCAAGGTCCATGTATGTTACAGAGACCTTATAACTGAGGGAATCCTTCTTGGGAACCTCTGTTGTTAtcacttacagattttttttctcctctcttaaatgtttaatttgttttgtttttaatatatgcAGAAGTGCTACAAGTGATAAATTCTGTTTCCTGCACTTTAACAGATGAATGTGTTTATGGATGTCCAAATAACTGCCATGGGCATCTCTCCATGTTTGTCAATGCTTAATATTATGTTTATTACCTaggctttggggtttgttttgttttgatcatCCTATCTTGCAGTATTAACACGTAAGTTGACTGTGGCAAGAAGAGGCATGTTTCCCCATAAAAGTGGACTGGGCGTTTCTTAAGAGATCAGTTTTTGGAATATGATGTGTTTTATACTTAAGTCTTTTATACTTTATGTGCTCTTATGTCATATGAATAGAAAGTAGATACCTTCATGCAAATTCAATGGTTTGATAACAAGCCAGTGTCACTGCTTTTGAGTTTTAACTGCCCATTTGAAATTACAAACCATCTCATAAATTTCTTGTTGTACCAACTGCTCCAGTTGATATTTTCTTTAAGTTGTTTTAGATCTAGCAGTTAATGTTGTGGCATAGGTACTAATAAGTAGAAACAGTGCTTTTTGccacacagattttcttttatgaATCTTTGATTTTGATAAGTAAATGATATTTGCATTACTTTCTCCATAGTCTTCCATGTACCATTTTACTATATTTTAAGTAATTTCTGCCCTAAGCAAACTCATACTGAAAATatgcacaaagagaaaaaagttgtTACGACTCTAGAACTAAGcattcaaaaattttaaaaaaattcatcttCCTTCTTTGTATTGCTCtatgtaggggttttttttgttaaacattatttaaacttttaaaaattaattatctcTTTTACTTCAATGAACATAACAGAATAGTTATGCTCAGAAACACTAATCTTGGAGGTGTGTTTGAAGATTACAGCTCATGCATTATTTCCTCACTTTACAATATCGCCTAATCATGAATCTTTAATAATAAGGAGGATTTTATTACAGGTTTTTTGCCTCTTAATTTCAGTATAATTGTACTCAATATTGATAGCAATATTATTGTTTTCACCTTTAGCTCTTAAATTGTTCTTTTGCGCCTTTagcttctgcattttaaaacattttaaaaccgGAGGGTCAAATTCCGGACCGAGGAAATACAAAACTCATAGACTGCTTGACAGATTTCCTtaaggctgcagaggagcagttCTCTGGTGAAAAAGGCAGACAGTGAAATTATCTGTGTACACCTTTGACACATTTGACTGTTCATTGTGTCACTTAATATCCTTGGGACTCTTGCCTCGTTCACTTCATCTTCTCTGGCAAGATCCTGTGTTTTTATGGATAAATTGGGGGGGGCGGTGTTAAATAATTCTGTCTTCTCTCCATATCTTCCTGGGCTCTGAATAATTTTGTGATCATGTGTTGTTTTCTCCTGTATGACTCCTGTATCAAAGGCTAAATCATTTTACATAAGCTCAAAGTCTATTTGCAGGCTGTAAAACCCACTGCTTCCCAGACGGTTCTTTTTTGCcatctgtccctgttcttaGCCAATCTCCTTGGATTTCATGTACATATTAGTGTATAGATAATCTTCAATAATTATAAGTATGTAGCTAGTGGTGCTAGTGACCTTTATTGACCCggattttcttttatctgtcaCTTatcatttgttttaatttctttttctaaccatttccattttttcgTCTTTACTCAGTCCATCACTATGTCTGTGTACTCAGCTCCCTTTCAGATCTTGCTGATTTTCCCCTTACCACCTCCTCCACTAGTAGGCTGTTACTTCTTTTACTGAGTCAGTGCTTCCACACTCCACTGCCAAACTCATGCTAAATCAGTCCCAGGCTCCTTGATACCACACCTCATCTCCCAATCTCTGTGCACACGGGACATGGAGATGTCCTTTTTCCTCCACACTGTGTCTTGCATGTCCATTTTTTCCAGGCTTCTAGCCTTCTTAATTTTTATGAATCACTCCATCAGTCCACATCTCCATGTGAAGATTCAGGATGCTATTCCATGTCAGAGAGATCCACTAACGCCACTACCAAGTGCTTTTCCCTTAATTTTAGAGTTAAGTCTCTGGCATCTGGGAAACAGAGCGTGGGAGACTTAAGAGTCAATCTCAGAACAAATTTAATTATTCTTTAGGAATGACCTGTGTACACATTGGTCAGCCTTATAAACTGAGAGGGATTGTGCATGCTTACAGAATTCTCAAGAATTTGAAAGCCTTTGGTTATATGTAAAGTATTAGGTTTTTTCCAAGTTAAAAACCTTTCCAGATTTACATAGATTCTCATTGGTGCAATGAAAGACAAATCTTTGATATTTTGTGTAATTTTGAGGTTTTATCCCACAAGGCAGGAGCAAGTTTTTCAAATAAGTGTTTCCAGAACTTCTAGCATTGTGTGtgaaaaataaccttttttccACACAAGTGTAtggagggttttgttttttttctgaaactgctGAATTGgtttttctgacattttctgtAGCTTTCAATAGGACAAGCAATGCTTAAACTAGAGATGTCGGGCAGTTTCTGTATTCATGGTTCTTTAGACACTCAAGTGAGTAAGTACAGTGTGACTGGAGTTgataattttttctcatttgggCTTTGATCCTACAAACACTTGCATAACTTTAGTACTAAACAGTGCTGCTGACAGATGAATATAATTGCTGAAAATACTAATAATTGTCTAAATATGTAGGAAGACTAATAATTGTATTAATATGTAGGCGTTTATAGACCTTTGATTtgtatttccttttgaaaaagtGCCTTCAGGGTTGAAAAGAAACTCAGAATTATAAATAACTAAAATAACTGTCTTCTTATATATAGAGTATTAAGGATTTGTCACAGTATGTGCACAGAGATTATGTTGTGATGCTACATATACCAAAACACAAATACCATTTAAAGCTTTTGTGGGGTAATCAAAGTGAAAAGCTATGTTCTTTTTGTAAGAACTCTCCTTCCACTGTACTTAGTATGCAAGAAATGTATCAGCACCCAGAACACTCAGCTGAGAAGCTGTACTTGCCAATTCCAGATTAATGTGGGAAATTGATTTCACTCCTTTAAAGATCTATTGTTTTTATTAGTATTGCAGCATTATTCTATCTGTGGACAAATTTTGAACATGTTTTAAAGCTCCTACATTTTACAATGCATGTTTTAGTTTTCTTAGAATTAGTTATCACTGTAGCAAGCAGAGCTTTGACCAGTACATTATTTATGGTGGATTTGCTTTCTGCTGTGAAGTGTCTTTTATTGtatttgaaaaacaagaagaaaatcctCTCGCCAAAGGAGAAAATAACTCCAGTAATTATTTCctgcttatttattttcagtgaacatattgtgtgtttcatttttttctctttttgtcaATAGGCACAGTGGACAGTTGGAAAACTGCACTGTCCATTCTGTGAGGCCTGCTTAGGGGGCTTTAACTTTGTTTGCAACAAAGAATGTTCCTGTGGACTGTTAGTAAATAGACATTTCTGCAAAAATTGGACTGACCATCAGCCACCTTTCTGTGTTAAATTGTCAGAATCATCAGAAAAACATTTGCTTCTCAAAATTCAGTCTGGTTTTAACGAGGATACCTGCCATGAAGTGGTAACTGCAACTTTAGAAATCAAAAATCAAGGACTTTCCTACACAGCTGGAAGTAATAATGGTGGAAGATTAACAGAAACACTTTGTCTAGAAGTAAGTGTTCCCAGATATGAGATAGAAAGTAAAAAACTTCCCTTAAAGGCATTaaatcaaaaaagaaatctcCCTTCTTCCTATCCCATAAAATATGCGAGCACTGTAAAACCTTTTCACAGAAGATCTCATAGCTTGGATTTAAATATCAGAGAAAGACTTGTTTTGTCACCTGTGTTATATGGAACTTGCAGCAAGGGAACACTTTACCATGGCCAAAATGAAAATCCACCTGCTTACATACAAGGGAGCCTGCAGTTAGAGTCCAGTAAGAAAGGTGGTAGTTCTTTTCAGGATCTGTATAGCTCCAGTGCTGACATACTACAAAACCAATTTCAAGTTGCTTCCATTACCACATTACTAcgcagagaaacagaaagtgaGTGTGATTTTGAAGTTCCTGGACAATCTTCTGGGAGTGTCACTGCTGATGGGTCACTATTTGTGATGAATCTTTCCTCACCTACAAGGGCTGTAAAAGAACAGTACATCACACCTGGTGGTCTTGTGCAGCCTACGAGTATTT
This genomic window from Prinia subflava isolate CZ2003 ecotype Zambia chromosome Z, Cam_Psub_1.2, whole genome shotgun sequence contains:
- the RNF180 gene encoding E3 ubiquitin-protein ligase RNF180 isoform X1 — translated: MNKQEASVLRCWRCRKFIANSGFLAKCNGKKTSKISQPSAAAQNSCNVWHVSLEAIPEWVKCVIEKAQWTVGKLHCPFCEACLGGFNFVCNKECSCGLLVNRHFCKNWTDHQPPFCVKLSESSEKHLLLKIQSGFNEDTCHEVVTATLEIKNQGLSYTAGSNNGGRLTETLCLEVSVPRYEIESKKLPLKALNQKRNLPSSYPIKYASTVKPFHRRSHSLDLNIRERLVLSPVLYGTCSKGTLYHGQNENPPAYIQGSLQLESSKKGGSSFQDLYSSSADILQNQFQVASITTLLRRETESECDFEVPGQSSGSVTADGSLFVMNLSSPTRAVKEQYITPGGLVQPTSISCNQKLSKRERNQSKSLGRKQRRQDQCLQKQPANDNLHADDEHELRGDKESYLCAVCLDVYFNPYMCYPCHHIFCEPCLRMLAKDNPASTPCPLCRTTIARVFFQTDLNNSTRSFFPVEYLNLKENFQKSNSAKWPLPSCKKAFRVFEAGFRRRSDTVTRRHFPHAAHRMDYLDFEDDSRGWRFDMDMVIIYIYSVNWIIGFIVFCFLCYFFFPL
- the RNF180 gene encoding E3 ubiquitin-protein ligase RNF180 isoform X2, which translates into the protein MNKQEASVLRCWRCRKFIANSGFLAKCNGKKTSKISQPSAAAQNSCNVWHVSLEAIPEWVKCVIEKAQWTVGKLHCPFCEACLGGFNFVCNKECSCGLLVNRHFCKNWTDHQPPFCVKLSESSEKHLLLKIQSGFNEDTCHEVVTATLEIKNQGLSYTAGSNNGGRLTETLCLEVSVPRYEIESKKLPLKALNQKRNLPSSYPIKYASTVKPFHRRSHSLDLNIRERLVLSPVLYGTCSKGTLYHGQNENPPAYIQGSLQLESSKKGGSSFQDLYSSSADILQNQFQVASITTLLRRETESECDFEVPGQSSGSVTADGSLFVMNLSSPTRAVKEQYITPGGLVQPTSISCNQKLSKRERNQSKSLGRKQRRQDQCLQKQPANDNLHADDEHELRGDKESYLCAVCLDVYFNPYMCYPCHHIFCEPCLRMLAKDNPASTPCPLCRTTIARVFFQTDLNNSTRSFFPVEYLNLKENFQKSNSAKWPLPSCKKAFRVFEGFRRRSDTVTRRHFPHAAHRMDYLDFEDDSRGWRFDMDMVIIYIYSVNWIIGFIVFCFLCYFFFPL